The Gossypium raimondii isolate GPD5lz chromosome 2, ASM2569854v1, whole genome shotgun sequence genome segment aatattatttaagattttttcatttatgcaattttaaatgatttttattttattatttcttataaagtctgtagatcggatattgcatgctatatccgtaatatgcctggtcctccatcaccgttgatagAGAATTACTTGCAGGAAGGGGGTTTTTGGTACGTGGCGACGATAAGCCGGGGTGCAAGTTGGACTCGAAACTCATTAGTGCATTGatagagaggtggagacccgagacgcaaacattccatcttccatgtggagagtgtactatcactttggaagacgTGAATTTgtaattgggattgccggtggacgggtacgCAGTCACCGAGTCCGTTCAATCTAGTGATTGGGGAGCGatatgctacgagcttttgggtgCTATTCCGGATAATATTAACGGAGGTCGGATcaagatgggctggttacgagacacattcccggagCCGGATGATGATTCTACTGAACTAGAAAGAATatgatatgctcgggcatacattcttgagataattggaggttatctgatgccggacttgtcacgAAACCTTGTACATCTGagatggctgctaaaactcattgattttagagcagctggtgaatttagttgggggtctgccatattggcaacattgtaccgggagatgtgcggggagACGCGGCCGAATAAAGCGAAAATCAGAGGTTGCTTATCACTATTGCAATCATGGCCACGGTttcactttccatttttacgtcctcgagtagaccacccatatacattcccactcataacaaggtaaattttatattagattttacaattattacgtagatttaaaatataatcgtatgctaaaaatttatttaattaggtggaaccattcggcAAGTTATGTtggattacctacctctctagaagatatacgacttctattagaccaacggtcggaagcacaagtaagtattaaataaaatagatatacataATGAGATAGTTGAttcgtatttagtatttagtattatgtatataactaatattttcatcatgttcatatagtttcgatggacaccatacgaggatccagcaattcgggcagtaattctgGATGAATATTTGCAAAATCCGAACGCTTGGCATGTGAATGTCCCATTGGTCAACTTTACGGTCGTGGAGATGCACCAGCCAGACAAAGTATTACGGCAATTTAGATTCCGACAACCGATTCTCGCGGCACCTGAGGTGTTGGATGATTATCCCAGAATTGACTTACGGTAATTACATATggattggccgagattctggtcACACTATATCCAAATGTGAgaagatcggtatgattatatacctactcgaGAATCGATCATCATTCCAGAGTTAGTGTGCGTgccggaatacatgccatggtttaggatccatggcaagtcATATTTACTGTTGAAAGAGGAGAGGCGGCGGCAATTgcgtgtccaaagggaacgacgtggccctttaaatccaagaagaatTGACGATGATGCAGGCCCATCAACAGCGTCCACACAATCACCCGGCCCATCAACAGTGCCCACACAGTTACCGAGCTCAACACTTCAACCGCGACACCTACAGCAtagccttttcagatgatgccaggtgtgtatcctagcccttttatgtatcctaacccttatatgtttcctttttctagttCTATGGTAGGTTGGAATGCATGGCCCGGTTCATCTTCATTTTCGATTACTTCGAGTGGACCACCAATCTATAGGCCACCGTCGTACGAGGGATCGCACGAGGGAACGTgggggagctcttctttttaccaatccccattACCTTATAGGTTTCAAACACCTTCGCCATTGGTAATGCAAATACCTCTGCAGTCagtattctatcaaggtgggtcATCCTTCCAACACCGACAACCAGATCCCCTACAggaagaaccagaatccccgccggagcaaccacaacccccACCGAAAgctggacaaaggaggaatccagcgcgtaactgTCGACGACctccatgtggcactgaatccagCGGGCACGgacattgatttttattttaatatatttgtacaaacatttttttatatttttatattatttcatttaataaaataaaaataatacaacatagTTATTTACAACAACTATCAACTATTGCGATTCGGACATGATCTACTTGTATGGCCTGAGTTCCAACACCATCCACACAACTTCTGTTGATTGGTTGTTTCTCGAATATcaatattgttacgtattctagtcgaacAAGGTTGACCCTTTGGTTTGCAacgtaattctctatccggtaacaactTAAAGGGAGCAAGCGATACAGACAGCCACtaacgttcatctgggaccagTGAGAATACGTGTCTCCAAACGTTATACATgtattctaatttgtacacttcgtcgacaTAGCTCATGGGATCCAGACGAAGATTCTGACAAGCTACAATTACATGAGCGCATAAATAACGAAGTgcgtcaaacatcccacagtcacaagtttTATTTctcaagtgtacacgatattacCTGCCAGTAataccttggtgcggtctgtcaaacttcGTCACACGAAACAATAAGTTGTCTCGATcatgacacactgtgtgcatgatgTTCGCCCGCATTTCCGCCTTATTAATTTCTTACAATACATtcctgcaccatacatggcctccctgcattTGTCCTGCATAACTCGCTACTCGTTTTGGAAGTAGTGCcgttaaacaaaaatatgtctctagcacaaccgatgttatcggcaAATTGTGCGTTCTTTTTAGAACAGAATTTACacattcagccaggtttgaggtcatatgaccatatcgtaggccgtCATCGTATGCTTGTGTCCACTGTTCGAAAGGTATGTTACAGAGGTAGTCTGCGCCTTCATCGTTAACTGAACGCAAAACtgccaacatctcatgaaaacgGTCTTTacttatttcataccctgccaatataagttcatagcgaatattacataccactctttcatttagaataaattcaaaatgacaaacgaaattatattaatagagactaaatacccatgttggtcacttttCGTCATTCActtttagatggatattgcctgtagtagttggaagcaacgtgtcttaggcaataccGATGGTGTGTGCACTACCATAGGCTTCCCTGTAGCTCAATTGCAGCTAGTATTCCGGTGTCCCGAtccgaaataacacagatatcaggttgagggcacacatgcctccttaacctagatagAAAGAAATCACAGTCATCATCTAACTCCCCCAGTGTTATTGCAACCGTAATTAgaagaattctcccactgcCATCCTGTGTCACTACTAGCAATAGCCGATGGGTATATCTAACAAACATAAAgataccgtcaatttgtaccaatggcttgcagtataGAAATGCATCTCAgtattgcttaaaggtccagaACAaacgtttgaacacttggcatccacagAGCAATTggtcgttgtagtacgcatgttccgtttcaaggtctgttatgcaacctgggacgtatctctttagcacttgacaccactgtcatatttcattatatgaagcatCCCACCCACTATTCATCTTCTCTAAcgccttctgcttagctatccatgtcttgcggtaagagggcatGTGTCCCATTTGGCTAcaaatattggcaattaagaccGGCACTGAAGTTCTGAGATCTGCCTTCACCGTGGGTAGTTttaagctagctaacatagctaaatacatcttgggatgatcttgtgaaatacCTGTCAACGAAGTACGTTAAATAAtacaacattacataataatagtattattcaaaaaccctaaatactGTACCTACAGCAATGTacgtggacctttgtacttttttatctcccacaaccctgtcattTTCCTCAACGATGCgtaaattttccatgaacatgtaccgTCTTGAActgcacacttcgcctcaaacttatcaaattTGGATTTAACCACGTGGTAGTTAATGCCGttattgatgctatgttgtttcaatgcaccaagaaaactatccttattgaaaaactccttaccaacttcaaattcacccgaatccaataacgaacttgtacgatcacgcattCTGTGtagtagatctggaaactctaacgcatcatctacagatagatcgacattatgcatgtgggctggaggcgAGTATGCCTTGAATcgtggatcttcttcttcatctgaaccccCTTTAACATCTTCAGGTTtggttggaataggctccggttcagaaaataatgtaacttctgcaccatcgggggcttggctctcgaggtggatccacatcggactcATCTTCCAAACCACCATCATCTgcaacgtacgaggtcccctcaccggtggacgtcgtagggaatacatcatcccttcttctgggtgttttataacgtccccaattggatgtagattgccaaccactagaagttgataccgttccccagtacgtatttctagcatcaaacatcgacccACCGAGGTGCATGTCTCATCCATTGAAGGAGTGTCGTGCAGGGGTTGTGTATTCCATACCGCTACCAAACACGAGCGGTTCCGTGTTTTGTAACCCACTAACGGAGTGTCGGGCAGGGGTCGTGTATTCCTCTCGAATAGCAGTCGCAAATGCATCATTTGGCGATgcaaattgtacatataactcaatatagggtgctccactagcaagatgagtctacACCATTGCCTCTAAGCTACGAGCACATTTGATGTTGAACGAGttatatgtcaccggatcaacagaagcaCAAAATTGACACCTAATAGAcaaaactttcattggcgttgtttcgaatattttacgcctaattcttttatgaagttctgtcaaatctatattctggttaaaaaccagtcgcactgtagtctccgataaaaaaacaacaccgttCTTGGTGTGAcgaacctcaccatcatagtaaataacagcactaatacgttcactcatcttcaatttctatccttcttagcctctctaattttttttgctgtaacttatgcaacctgagaaaaaaatttggctaatttatagcctcaggccAAATAGgaactactgtagcaaaagagcgtccacgtgggagcttctttcagtacttttgctgacattGCATCCTacttgaagcgtttttgacactatttgctcagaaacatcttctcaaaattattttttcagaaactactgtagcaaaagagcgtccacgtgggagcttctttcagtacttttgctgacaatGCATCCTGCTTAAaacgtttttgacactatttgctcagaaacgtcttctcaaaattattttttaggaacTACTGTAGTAAAAtagcgtccacgtgggagcttttttaaattaacaaataatttaattaaccctaaaccccaaaccccaaaccttaatttatttgatttttccttaaaaaccttaaacactaaaccctaatctaatttttttttaaaatttataattaatttactcaagtaactccaaaccctaatttatttgattttttcttaaaaccctaaacactaaaccctaatctaattttttaaaatttataattaatttactcaagtaaccctaaaccttaatttatttgattttttcttaaaaacctaaaccctaaactctaatctaattttttaaaatttataattaatttactcaagtaaccctaaacactaatttatttgatttttcttaaaaactataaacactaaaccctaatctaattttttaaaatttataattacttgaattaagaaaccctaaacccttatttatttattttttccttaaaaccataaaatctaaaaaccccaaaatatcaaaaccctaactctaatTGTAGAAAACTCTAACCTTAAAAAACAGGGAAAatgcttcctcaaggaagcgtTTTGTCTACGTGGACACAAAGCGCACCCTCAAGGACGCGTTTTCTGTCTacgtggacaaagcgcttccttAATGAAGCGTTTTCCTACTTTATCCCCTGACAGCGCGCTACGTGGACGCATTTTGGGAGAAATTAGCCTATTCCAGTAGTTAATTTAGGACCTAgcctatttcaataattttaaaaataaaaaatcttttattgataatttatctAGATTAATATATCCTATAAAATACTTGTTAACTCCTTAATTATCGAGTttagtgtaccaaatattttgcCCCTATTAAACACTTCTCTAAGTTCCAACTCAATCCTAGAATAGAGTCGTTTGCTTGCTTGGGGAAAAAGATAAAGACTGAAAATGACGGGggaaaaaaagcaaaaaaagtcAATGAAATTTCTTATTGGCTAAGCTATGCGAGCcgctataaataaataaataaacccaaacgaaagaggaaaaataatatctttggattgaaacagaaaaaaaagagcTTCCGCCACAAGGAAAGGAACTCCGCGGCTTCCGTTCCGTATTTACTCATTACCTCAAATATTCGTCTCCCTATTACTCTTTTCctctagggttagggttttctTTCCCGATTCACCTCCGTTCTCTTTCTTCTGATAAGCTATGGAATCTAATCTCGTTATCAAGGTTTgttctttcatcttttttatAACCTTTTCATCTCCCTTTTCCATACACAACACTGCAGTTTCAGTATTTTATCTTATGCTAAGctccttttattctttttatttgtttatttttaatattttccctgtTTCCTCGGGAAAAATGtggatttttgttttgttttttaatttttaatttgaggtTGACTATGTCCATCGTGATTGTTTTGCTTATTTTGATTTGTGATTGTCAAATACAGTGAAGGCTTTTTGCCTTCAAATTCTGAGTTTATTTCATGAATATCAATCATGCACATTCGATAATTGTAATGTCATTTTTAGAATGAATATCAATCATGCAGTGAAGGCTTTTTGCTTTAAATTTCTAGGTTGATTTATGCAGTGAAGGCTGTTTGCTTTAAATTTCTAGGTTGATTTCATGAGTGTACATCATGCATAAATGATAACTTCTTTGTTAAATTTAGaatgaatttatgattaaatCTAATTGTTCCTTTTGATATATTTCCATTGATTTCTTGGTTCcctaattataaaatgttaccGATACCATAATTGTAGTCAGTTGTTCGAACAAGATgctttgtttatattttttatttattaaatttattttttagattccTTATACTATATATTGTTGCAAATGTTACGGATGCAGGTTAAGTATGGAAATACTCTAAGGCGTTTCAATGCTCGAATTGTTGATGGTGAACACCTGGATCTTAATATGACTGGACTAAGGGCAAAAATTATGGGGCttttcaattttccttttgatAGTGAACTTACTCTGACATATATTGATGAAGATGGGGATATTGTTACccttgttgatgatgatgatttgtGTGATGTGATGAGGCAACGCCTTAAATTCTTGAGGATTAATGTGCAGCTAAATAATGACAAGCTCAGTAAACCTTACACAAGATCAAGTGGTGGTTCTACTCCCTTGAGATCTCCATCTGTTCAGCCTCCGTTGCCAAGCTTTAATACTGCTTCTGCTGATGCACTGAATTCTGTACCAGAGCCTCTTCGTGATGCTCTAAGTGAAGTTTTCTCAAAGCTTTCCGTAGAAGTTGCTTCAAAAGCTGCATCCGCCAGTCCATTGTTGGGTGATCTTTTGGAGTCCTTGTCTAAGATGGGACAATCCTACTTGAGTCCTGCTTCCCAACCTGGAGTTGGTGCTGATTCTGGCATTCCTGTTGGATCTTCTGAGAGCCCTTCTGGACCATCTGCTCCAACTGGtgttttaccaaaatttacagcTGTTGATTCAAGCTTCAAGACTGGCAAGGAAGCCAACACTGGAAACGCAGCAGATGTTGTGGATGTACCTGTTGGTTTTTATCCAGGTACTGTTGATTTGAATGCTGGCCCTCCTTATGATGCCAACCTTTCTGGATATACTACCATGCCCTCTGGACCATCTGCACCGAACATTTGTGCTCATAATGACAAGAAAAACACAAAGGAGAACAATGGACGTAACAAGGGGAAGAGTGTGAGCATGGATGCAGCAACTCCCTTTGTTGATACTACAAGGAAAGATTATCCTTCAAATGAATGTCCCTTCAGTGGAGTGCCTGTAGCAAATGGCCCTACTGTGCCTCCGTTTTCGTACTATCCCTTTAGTCCAAGTAAAAGGAGCTTTGTATCGACTGATGGAAATGTCTTGTTTGGTACATTCCACAAGGGAGTTCAGTGTGATGGTTGTGGGGTTCTTCCCATTACTGGACCTCGGTTCAAGTCTAAAGTGTAAGAAATGTTATTAAGCACTGATCATTCCTTTTTGGActtgatttttattgtttttattactCACTGAACTTGCGAATGCAGAAACGACAACTATGATCTATGCAGCATCTGCTTTTCTAAAATGGGAAATGAAGCTGATTATATAAGAATGGACAAGCCTATGCATTACCGGCATCCATGGTGTTTCAGGGCATCAAATGATcatgtaattttcttttcatgtttgCTTGTTAACTGTTCTCTACCTTTCAGTGATGTGGggtctatttttatttataggttCCAAGAGTTGGCCCAGCACTCCCTCATGTCTTGAGGAATCGTGTACTAAAGTTGTCTCGGCCTAAACTAGAAAGTCACTTTATCTTGGATGTCAATGTATTGGATGGGACTGTAATGGCTCCATCTACACCATTTACAAAGATCTGGCGAATGCGCAACAATGGTACTCTGCCCTGGTATCGTGGGATGCAACTTGTCTGGATTGGGGGAGACAAGTTAACAAATGCAATCTCAGTTGATATAGACGTAATGTGTTCGATCTTCTGCATTAATTGCAATCTGCTATATCATTTCATGTGTACTCATTAACTAAATGATTTTATTGCTGTGcttaattatttgtttcattctCCCAACTTATGACAGATTCCTGCCGAAGGTGTGCCTCTTGATGGGGACCTGGACATTGTTGTTGATTTTACTGCACCAGAGTTGCCTGGTCGGTATGTTTCTTACTGGAGGATGGCATCTGAATCTGGCATTAAGTTTGGACAACGTGTTTGGGTTCTTATCCATGTAAGTCTTGTATTTTCAAAGAGGTTGATATGCTTTTAGAGCTTTAGTTTTCTCAACAGTTGAGTCACTTCTAATTACAATTTGTTAATGCAGGTTGATTCTTCCCTGAAGGATTCAAGTTGTGATAACCTTCAGGGTTTTAACTTGAATTTGCCGCCTGAAAGCAGTGGCCAAAAAGACTCTCACATTGCGGATATGAATGCTGATTTTGTTACTGAGCTTTGTAGCTCTGGTGCAGGCCCTGTGCCAGTGAAGCACATGGTTACTGAACAATCAACAAAGGAGCAGACAGTAAACAACAGTGATGTCCCAGACCCTGTTCCTACATCCTCATTCGCGAGTTATCCCATCATTGATCAAAGTGTTGTAGTACCTGTTTCCCAACCACCTATACAATCTTCATCTGAGGCATATCCCATCAGTGACCAAGGCATTTCAGTCCCTGCGGTTCCACAAACTCCACCTTCATCTGTGTCTTATCCTATCATTGATTTTTCAGAAGCTGCTCCTGTTGGACCCTCTCAAGTGCCACACCCTGCAATCAGCGTGCAAGCACCTAGTCAAGGGGAGAGTGAAAATATTGTTGAGCAGTCTCTACTTAAGGAACTTGAAGATATGGGGTTCAAGCAGGTTGATTTGAACAAGGACATTTTGAGGAGGAATGAATATGATCTGGAGAAGTCTGTTGATGATCTTTGTGGGGTGGCTGAATGGGATCCGATACTTGAGGAGCTGCAGGAAATGGTAATTATCTGCAACTATCATGGtcatactcttttttttttttttgggtgatgTCGATGACATTGGGTGTTTGTGTGGGTGCAGGGTTTCTGTGATGCTGAAACGAACAAGAAGCTGCTGAAGAAGAACAACGGAAGCATCAAGGGAGTTGTCATGGATCTGTTAACAGGAGAAGGtgcttaaattattaattatggatgatggctcttggtttctaggcattttattatatataaataaatgagtgTGCGCATCTAAACCATGTCTTTATGAAGCAGCtgccttttaatttcttgtctTCTGAAGTATGCGGGGGCTAAAGAAACGAGCTGTAAACGTTTTGCTGTTTATTTGAACTATGAAGCCTAAAGGCTATAACTACTTGTGTATATATAGTtatttacattaaatatatatttgtccCATTTgtcttgaaaaattaaattcaaaaaatcgaGGGAAGGTGACACTTATCTAGCCATACATTGGATCATTACAATTTTGTGAGAGGGGACGAGTTATAggctttgatttttatttttatttttattcttcatgAATAACTTGATTGTTTAGAAACATCTACACgttttaaataatagtttagGGCTTTTAGTAATGCTTTTGTGTTTTACAAGTTACTTTGTatcttagagaatttttcatgtttcaattgACGCTCTCATTTGTTAAGTAATGTTTTAT includes the following:
- the LOC105788630 gene encoding protein NBR1 homolog — its product is MESNLVIKVKYGNTLRRFNARIVDGEHLDLNMTGLRAKIMGLFNFPFDSELTLTYIDEDGDIVTLVDDDDLCDVMRQRLKFLRINVQLNNDKLSKPYTRSSGGSTPLRSPSVQPPLPSFNTASADALNSVPEPLRDALSEVFSKLSVEVASKAASASPLLGDLLESLSKMGQSYLSPASQPGVGADSGIPVGSSESPSGPSAPTGVLPKFTAVDSSFKTGKEANTGNAADVVDVPVGFYPGTVDLNAGPPYDANLSGYTTMPSGPSAPNICAHNDKKNTKENNGRNKGKSVSMDAATPFVDTTRKDYPSNECPFSGVPVANGPTVPPFSYYPFSPSKRSFVSTDGNVLFGTFHKGVQCDGCGVLPITGPRFKSKVNDNYDLCSICFSKMGNEADYIRMDKPMHYRHPWCFRASNDHVPRVGPALPHVLRNRVLKLSRPKLESHFILDVNVLDGTVMAPSTPFTKIWRMRNNGTLPWYRGMQLVWIGGDKLTNAISVDIDIPAEGVPLDGDLDIVVDFTAPELPGRYVSYWRMASESGIKFGQRVWVLIHVDSSLKDSSCDNLQGFNLNLPPESSGQKDSHIADMNADFVTELCSSGAGPVPVKHMVTEQSTKEQTVNNSDVPDPVPTSSFASYPIIDQSVVVPVSQPPIQSSSEAYPISDQGISVPAVPQTPPSSVSYPIIDFSEAAPVGPSQVPHPAISVQAPSQGESENIVEQSLLKELEDMGFKQVDLNKDILRRNEYDLEKSVDDLCGVAEWDPILEELQEMGFCDAETNKKLLKKNNGSIKGVVMDLLTGEGA